A region of Sphingomonas sp. DNA encodes the following proteins:
- the tilS gene encoding tRNA lysidine(34) synthetase TilS, with amino-acid sequence MTVLRPAPDVVARFGADLHALAGDAPCALGVAVSGGPDSIALLLLAHAARPGAVQAATVDHGLRPESAAEAAFVAGLCTRLGVPHVILRADAPLAGNTQSFARAVRYRLLGGWSREAGLACLLTAHHADDQAETLLMRLLRGSGVAGLAGVRARARIDGMKVIRPLLGWRRAELAAVVAGAGISAVDDPSNDDPRYDRARLRSRLREADWLDAPALARSARALAEAEEAIDWAVGRLHAERARAAGATLRIDMRDLPAELRRRLVLRALAALAPDAAPRGAEVDRLLASLAAGHTATLAGIRCDADADVWCFAAAPPRRRG; translated from the coding sequence ATGACCGTCCTCCGGCCCGCTCCCGACGTCGTGGCGCGCTTCGGCGCGGATCTCCACGCGCTGGCCGGCGATGCGCCCTGCGCGCTGGGCGTCGCCGTGTCCGGCGGACCGGACAGCATCGCGCTGCTGCTGCTCGCCCATGCCGCGCGGCCGGGCGCCGTGCAAGCGGCCACGGTCGATCACGGCTTGCGCCCCGAAAGCGCGGCCGAAGCCGCCTTCGTCGCCGGGCTTTGCACTCGGCTCGGCGTGCCGCACGTCATTTTGCGCGCCGATGCGCCGCTCGCCGGCAACACCCAGTCTTTTGCGCGCGCGGTGCGCTACCGCCTGCTCGGCGGCTGGTCGCGCGAAGCGGGCCTCGCCTGCCTGCTCACCGCCCACCATGCCGACGACCAGGCGGAAACGCTGTTGATGCGGCTGTTGCGTGGGTCCGGCGTGGCCGGGCTGGCCGGTGTGCGGGCGCGGGCCAGGATCGACGGGATGAAAGTGATCCGACCGCTGCTCGGCTGGCGCCGCGCCGAGCTGGCGGCGGTCGTCGCTGGAGCGGGCATCTCCGCCGTCGACGATCCGAGCAACGACGATCCGCGCTACGATCGCGCTCGGCTGCGCAGCCGGCTCCGCGAGGCGGACTGGCTGGATGCGCCGGCGCTGGCGCGCAGCGCACGCGCGCTGGCCGAAGCGGAGGAAGCGATCGACTGGGCCGTCGGCCGGCTCCATGCGGAGCGCGCGCGCGCCGCAGGTGCGACGCTGCGGATCGACATGCGCGATCTGCCGGCGGAGCTGCGTCGACGGCTTGTCCTGCGCGCGCTCGCCGCCTTGGCGCCGGACGCCGCGCCGCGCGGGGCGGAGGTGGACCGGCTGCTGGCATCGCTGGCGGCGGGACAC